Proteins from one Micromonospora sp. M71_S20 genomic window:
- a CDS encoding helix-turn-helix transcriptional regulator, with translation MAETAAADVAVVGGVDSRDDAVGESLGDRIRRLRLARGLTQQQVVGSRYTRAYLGAVESGARMPSPEALAHFADRLGLAVDDLRHGRPANAVAQLAGEQAAARRDLSAGRLDAAERALTGIRRRAERYGLSELAGWAGYHLAEAQLHRGRTEDAATRYDELADQLPDDCPALRAAVLARQAYCLLVAGDTPRAVAILEGGLRALRAAPPVDADAELRLTNALMYTFLELSWRERARRLEREVTPLLARATNREWVAQFHAVAGQLRRDGELDEADRHLREAVRRYTELGLTREIGLCHWARGYVLLRAGRPGEAVAQLRRARETLGAVGAVLDHAGATLELAEARRREGALDEAAELAEEAAGAATASDHREIMAEADRVRGLVRAAQGDGEQARRLLLRAVDRYERAGLMGDVVITCRHLAELLLARAERDEAAAVLRRGLRAAERLS, from the coding sequence ATGGCGGAGACGGCGGCGGCCGACGTCGCCGTGGTCGGGGGCGTCGACTCCCGCGACGACGCGGTCGGGGAGAGCCTGGGTGACCGGATCAGACGCCTGCGCCTGGCCCGGGGCCTCACCCAGCAGCAGGTCGTCGGCTCCCGCTACACCCGCGCCTACCTGGGTGCCGTGGAGTCGGGGGCCCGGATGCCCAGCCCCGAGGCGCTGGCCCACTTCGCCGACCGCCTCGGGTTGGCCGTGGACGACCTGCGCCACGGTCGGCCGGCCAACGCGGTCGCCCAGCTCGCCGGCGAGCAGGCGGCGGCCCGCCGGGACCTCTCCGCCGGCAGGTTGGACGCCGCCGAGCGGGCGTTGACCGGGATACGCCGCCGCGCGGAGCGCTACGGACTGTCCGAGCTGGCCGGTTGGGCCGGATACCACCTGGCGGAGGCCCAACTGCACCGGGGGCGCACAGAGGACGCCGCCACCCGGTACGACGAGCTTGCCGACCAACTGCCCGACGACTGCCCGGCGCTGCGCGCGGCGGTGCTGGCCCGGCAGGCGTACTGCCTGCTGGTCGCCGGGGACACGCCGCGGGCAGTGGCGATCCTGGAGGGCGGCCTGCGGGCCCTGCGGGCGGCGCCGCCGGTGGACGCCGACGCCGAGCTGCGCTTGACCAACGCGCTGATGTACACGTTCCTCGAGCTGAGCTGGCGGGAGCGGGCCCGGCGGTTGGAGCGGGAGGTGACGCCCCTGCTCGCCCGGGCGACCAACCGGGAGTGGGTGGCGCAGTTCCACGCCGTCGCCGGGCAGTTGCGTCGCGACGGCGAGCTGGACGAGGCGGACCGGCACCTGCGGGAGGCCGTCCGCCGCTACACCGAGCTGGGGCTGACCCGGGAGATCGGCCTGTGTCACTGGGCCCGTGGCTACGTCCTGCTGCGGGCCGGGCGACCGGGGGAGGCGGTGGCGCAGCTGCGGCGCGCCCGGGAGACGCTGGGTGCCGTCGGCGCGGTGCTCGACCACGCCGGGGCGACGCTGGAGCTGGCCGAGGCGCGTCGGCGCGAGGGCGCGCTGGACGAGGCGGCCGAGCTGGCCGAGGAGGCGGCCGGGGCGGCGACCGCCAGCGACCACCGCGAGATCATGGCCGAGGCAGACCGGGTACGCGGACTGGTGCGGGCCGCCCAGGGCGACGGCGAGCAGGCGCGGCGGCTGCTGCTGCGGGCCGTCGACCGGTACGAACGGGCCGGCCTGATGGGTGACGTGGTGATCACCTGCCGCCACCTCGCGGAGCTGTTGCTGGCCCGGGCGGAACGGGACGAGGCGGCGGCGGTGCTGCGCCGCGGCCTGCGCGCGGCGGAGCGGCTGTCGTGA